Within the Pelagovum pacificum genome, the region CGTTCATGGAAGCCTGTGGGCTCGTGAACGACCACCTCGTGACCTGCCACCGGCACGGCCCCTGCGCGGCCATGGCCTGACGCTCACCAGCGGGACAGGGCGTCCTCGTCCGCGGACTTCGACGCCACCCAGTCCTCGCCGTCAGCGGTGACTTCCTTCTTCCAGAAGGGTGCGCGGGACTTGAGGAAGTCCATCAGGAATTCCGCGCTCAGGAAGGCGTCGCCACGGTGTGGCGCAGCTGTGCAGACCATCATGATCAGTTCGTTCGGACCCAGGCGTCCGTAGCGGTGGATGACCAGAGCATCGACCAGGGAGAACCGCGTCATCGCGTCCCCGACCATGTCGCGGATCGCCCGCTCGGTCATGCCGGGGTAATGCTCGATCTCCATGTGAGCGAGGCCACCGGAGACGTCGCGCACGATGCCGGAAAAGCTGACCACCGCACCCGCCCCGTCGACGGAGGCGGTGAAGGCGTTCAGCTCCGCGCCCGCATCGAACGGGTCAGCCTGAACGCGGACCTGCATCAGCCCCCCGTCATCGGGGGGAAGAAGGCCACTTCGCGAACGCCGGAGAGGGAGGCGTCGAACTCCGACAGTTCCTGGTCGAGCGCGACACGCAGCGCGGCGGTGTCGGAGAAAGCGAGGTCATAGCGATCCTCCCGCGCGCGGAGTTCCGCGACGAGGTCGGCGACCGTGGCCGCGTCCGTCTCGACCTGTTCCTTCGGCAGGCCGATCCGCTCCCTCACCCATGCGAAGTAGAGCACGTCGATCATGCCGGCTCCTTCAGGTAAGGCAGCGACTTGCGGAAGTAGTCATAGCCGGTGACCAGCGTAAGCACCGCCGCGATCCAGAGAAGCGTGACCCCCAAACCGCCGACCCACGCCGCCGCTGTATCGGCGCCGTGGTTGATGAAAATGCCTTCGCTGAACAGCACGGCGATGGAGACCATCTGCACGGTGGTTTTCCACTTGGCGAGCACGGTCACCGAAAGCTTCACGCCGCCGCCGACATATTCACGCAGGCCGCTGACGAAGACCTCGCGGAAGACGATCAGCGTGGCCGGCATGACGATCCACGGCGACATGGCCGAATAGCCGGCGATCACCAGCAGGGCGATCAACACCATCGCCTTGTCCGCGATCGGGTCCATGGCAGCGCCAAAGCGCGTCTCCATCCCCCAGGCGCGGGCGAGTCGGCCGTCGATCCAGTCGGTCAGGGCGACCGACGCGAACAGGATCAGCGCCACCCAGTCCGCGAAGGGGCGATTGAAATACAGAAAGATGACCGCGATGCCCGGAGCGGCAATGAGGCGACCGATGGTCAGGATATTCGGGAGGGTCCAGCGCATGGACCTCATCTAGTGCATCTGGTGGGGGCCGGGAAGGGCAGCGGCCGTTCAGTTTCCCTCGTGGAAGTGCGCATAGATCTTTTCCGCCAATCCTTCGGAGATGCCGTCGACCGCTTTAAGGTCGGCGAGGTTGGCACGGCTGACACCTTTTGCCGACCCGAAATGCGCCAGAAGCGCCCGCTTCCGCGAGGCCCCGACCCCGGCGATGTCATCGAGCGGCGTTGCGCCCACGGCCTTCGCGCGCTTGGCACGGTGGGTGCCGATGGCGAAGCGGTGCGCTTCGTCCCGCATACGCTGGACGAAATAGAGAACCGGGTCGTTGTGGCGGAGCGCCATTACCGTACGGCCGGTGCGGTGGAACTCCTCCTTGCCGAGGTCGCGGTCCACGCCCTTGGCGACACCGATCATCGGCACGTCCTCGACCCCAAGCTCCGCCATGATCTCGTGCACGGCGCTCACCTGCCCCGCGCCACCGTCAATCAGCAGCAGGTCGGGCCACATGCCGCTTTCGCGGTCGGGATCCTCTTTCAGCAGGCGCTTGAAGCGACGGGTCAGAACTTCTTTCATCATGCCGAAGTCATCGCCGGGGGTCAGCTCTTCGCCCTTGATGTTGAACTTGCGGTACTGACCTTTGATGAAGCCGTCCGGCCCCGCGACGATCATCGCGCCGACGGCGTTGGTGCCCATGATGTGGCTGTTGTCGTAAACCTCGATCCGCTGCGGCACCGCCGGAAGTTCGAACGCATCCGCGAGACCTTTGAGCAGCTTCCCCTGCGTCGCCGTCTCCGACATCTTCCGGGCGAGGCTTTCGCGCGCGTTGCGGAGCGCGGAGCCGACAAGCTCCGACTTCTCGCCCCGTTGGGGCACGCTGATCTCGACCTTGGCGCCACGCTGCTCGGTCAGCGCCTCGGCCATCAGCTCGGGGTTCTCGAGGCCGTTGGACAACAGCAACAGCTTCGGCGGCTCGCGGTTAGCGTAGAACTGGCCGACGAAGGCTTCCATGATCTCGCCAATGTCCTCTTCACCGGAAATCCGCGGGTAGTAGTCGTGGTTGCCCCAGTTCTGGTTCGAACGGATGAAGAAGACCTGAACGCAGGCCTGCCCGCCTTCGGTGTGGAGCGCGATGACATCGGCTTCGGTCGTGGTCTGCGGGTTGATGCCCTGGCTCGACTGGACATGAGTAAGCGCACGAATGCGGTCGCGCAGGGCGGCAGCGCGCTCGAACTCCATCTCTTCCGAGGCCTTCTGCATCTCCGTCGCCAGTTGTTCCTGCACGGCGGTGGTCTTGCCCGACAGGAAGCGCTGTGCATCGGCGACGAGCCCGGCGTAGTCCTCCTGGCTGATGTGCCCGACGCAGGGCGCGGAGCACCGCTTGATCTGGTAGAGCAGACAGGGTCGCGTCCGGGTTTCGAACGTGGAATCCGTGCAGTTGCGCAGCAGGAAAACCTTCTGAAGCTGGTTCAGCGTCCGGTTTACCGACCCGGCAGAGGCGAAAGGCCCGTAGTAGTCGCCCTTCTCCTTCTTGGCACCGCGGTGCTTCTTGATCTGCGGGAAGTCATGCTCCTTGCTGACGAGGATGTTGGGAAACGACTTGTCGTCCCGCAGGAGCACGTTGAACTTCGGCTTGAGCTGCTTGATGAGGTTCTGCTCGAGCAGCAGCGCCTCGGTCTCCGTCCGCGTCGTCAGGAACATCATCGACGCGGTATCGGAAATCATCCGCGCGATGCGTGGCGAATGCTGCGGCGAGGGCCGCGAATAGCTGGACACCCGTGACTTCAGGTTCGCGGCCTTGCCGACGTAGAGAACGCGACTCTGGTCATCGAGCATCCGGTAGACGCCGGGCGATCCGTCGAGCGTCTTCAGGTAGGAACGGATGCGAGCGTAACCCTTTGGCCCGGTCGAGACTTCAGACATGGGTGTTTTATCACGATTCTTGGTTACAGCCGCAACATCGGCGGCGATTGGCAAGGCTCAAGGTGTCCACCGAAGTTGGGGATAACCTTGGGGACCGTTAAGGCGCATCGGCAAATTTGTGAACGAAATCTGACGGCTCCTCGCCTTGCCTTATTTTTGGTCACCATTGTAACACGCTGTTATTGGGCGAAAAAATTTTATTGGCCGGCGGAGACGGCTGATTTCATTACATTTTCGTTACACTTCGGTCGGGGCGCCCCGGCCTTGGGACTATTCCGCAGGGTCAATCGCCGTGCGCCGCTCATCCGGGGTCTGCCAGATCAGATGCTGCCCACCGTCGACACAGAGCAATTGCCCCGTCACCGCTGGTGCGTCGAGGAAATAGCCAAGCGCCGCGCAGATGTCCGACGGGTTCGCGCCACGGTTCAGGACCGCGCTCGCACGCTGCTTGTCGAAGTGCTCCTGCGGCTGCATTTCGGCGATCAGCGTCGGGCCGGGGCCGATGGCGTTGACGCGCATCTTCGGTCCTGCCGCTTGCGCCGCGGTCTGCGTGAAACACCAGAGCCCGAACTTCGCGATCGTGTAGCTCATGTGGCCGGGCGTCAGCTTGCGGATCTTCTCGTCCAGCATGTTCACCACCAGCGCCTGCGACACCGGCTCTCCGTTGTCGTCATCGACCGGTTCGGGTGCGTGGGCGGCGACGGCCTGTGACAGCACCACGGGCGCGCGGAGGTTGCTCTCCATGTGCTTGTCCCAGCTTTCGCGCGTGCCATTGAACAGCGTATCGTATTCGAAGATCGACGCGCTGTTGACGAGGCAGGTGATCGGCCCGCCCAGCGCCTCCATGGCGGACGGGACGAGAGCCTGCATCTCGGCTTCGACCGTCAGGTCGGCCTGCAACGTCACGGCAGTCCGGCCCTTGTCACGGATCATCTCGGCCGTTTCCTCCGCACCGTCGGCGGAGGTGGCGTAATGCACGGCCACGTCGAAGCCACGATCAGCAAGGTAGACCGCCATCGCACGACCAAGCCGTTTGCCGGCGCCGGTGACGAGCGCGTTCTTCACAGGGCCACCACGGTATAGATGTAGGCAAGATAAAGGGCCGTCAGGATCACGCCCCAGAGCCGGTTGATGTCGACCTTGAAGAAGACGAACGGGATCAGCAGCAGCGACGATCCAAGCATGATCCAGAGGTCGATCGTGAGGAACCGCTCCTCGACCGGGATCGGACCGACGAGCGACGCCACGCCGATGATCCCGAGCAGGTTGAACATGTTCGACCCGATGACGTTGCCGATCGCGACGTCCGCCTGCCGGCGAAGCGCGGCCATCACCGTCGTCGCGAGTTCCGGCAGCGAAGTGCCGACCGCGATCAGCGTCAGCCCGATTACCGTCTCGGACACGCCGAAGGTCAGGGCGATGTTCGTCGCACCGTCGACCAGCAGATCCGCGCCGAGGGGCAGACCGACGAGGCCAAGCGCGAGGTAAAACAGGATCATCGGCCAGCCGAGGTTCGGATCGGCGCCCTCGACCTCTTCCTCTTCGGCATCCGCCGCGGCGCACTTGCTGGCGGAGCGGTGCTTCTTCGCCGCGACGCCTGCGTGGGTCAGCATACCGGCCAGCGCGATCAGAAGGATGATCCCGTGCCACCATGTGATCGGCCCGAAGAAGGCGAGCACGATGAAGAGGACCGTCGCCGCGATCATCTGCATGTAGCTGTCGCGGCTATCGCAGCTCGCGGTATGCATCGTCGCGAGCAGCGCGGGAATACCGAGGACCAGCAGGATATTCGCCGTGTTGGAACCGACCACGTTGCCGAGCGCGATGCCCGGAACGTCGTCGAGGATCGCCCCGACGGAGATCAGCAATTCCGGCGCGGAGGTGCCGAAGGCGACAATCGTCAGCGATACGATCAGTGCGGGGATACCGATCCGCAGAGCGAGGTTGACCGCCCCCTTCACGAGGCTGTCGCCCGCCAGCAGCAGGATCACGAGACCCAGCCCGACATAAATCCAGTCCCAGATCACGTGCCGCCCTTCCCGCAGGGACAGGGCCCCTTGCCGATGCGAGGACGCCCGCAGTTGCGGCACTTCGCGGTCGACAGCCGTTTGGCCGGACCGGGCAGGCGCAGTTTACCGAACATGGCGAGAACGCCCATGCCGATGAGAAAGAGAAGGACGATCTTTACGATCACGTCAGAGCCCGAACCGTGCGTAGGCCGCGCGCTCGTCCAGTTCTGCCATCGCATCGCCGAGGATGCGGCTGCCGAACCTCTGGAACAGGGTCTTCTTGGTGCCGAACACCTTGAACTTGGTCTTGTCGCCGAAGCGCGACTTCATCTCTGGCACGAGGTGACCGACGCCGTCGGCGAGGCCCTGCTTCACGGCGTTATCGCCGATCCAGACCTCCCCTGTGAATAGCTCGTCGGATTCGACGAGCCTCGCGCCGCGACGTTCCTTCACGTGGTCGATGAAGTTGACGTGGATCTCGTCCAGCATCCGGTTGAGCCGGGCGACATCCTCTTCCTTTTCGGGCCGGAAGGGGTCGAGGAACGACTTCGACTTGCCCGCCGTATGGACCCGACGTTCGATGCCGTGCCGCGCGATGAAATCCTGAACGCCGAACGTCGCCGCGATCACGCCGATGGAGCCGACCATCGACGAGCGGTCGACGAAGATTTCGTCAGCCGCGGCGGCGAGCCAGTAGCCGCCGGAGGCCGCGACATCCTCGACGAAGGCATAGACCGGGATCCCCTTGTCCTCGGACAGGCGGCGGATGCGCGCGCCGATGAGGGACGATTGCACCGGCGACCCGCCGGGAGAGCTGATAGACAGCGCCACCGCCTTCGGCTTGGCGCGGAAGGCTTTCTCGATGGCGGGGGCGATGCCCGCGTCGTTCAGGCTGCGGTTGCCCATGCCGATCGTGCCGTGGAGGCGAACGACCGAAACCCGCGGAATGTCGGGGAGAAAAGGTATACGTCGGCTCATGCCCTGTCACATAGGCTCGCCCCCGGAGTGTAGCAAGGCGGGCGCACCGGCTTTGCTACTGACGAAGCCGCCACCCGGTCTTGAAGATCCGCCAGATGATGAAGAGACAGATCGCGGTGAACAGCGCGATCGCCAGAAGGCTGACGCCAACCGGCACGTCGGACATGCCGAAGAACGACCACCGGAACCCGGATACGAGGTATACGACGGGGTTGAACAGGGCGATGGTCTGCCACCCTTCCGGCAGCATATCGATGGAATAGAACGACCCGCCGAGGAACACGAGCGGCGTGATGACGAGCAGCGGAATAAGTTGAAGTTGCTCGAAATTTTCCGCCCAGATTCCGATGATGAAGCCCAGCAGCGCAAAGCTGATGCAGGTCAGGAACATGAAGGCGATCATCGCCGGCCAGTTCTGTATCGTCAGGTCCACGAACAGCGACGCCGTAGCCAGGATCACGATGCCGATGAACAGCGCCTTGGTCGCCGCCGCCCCGACATAGCCGATGGTGATCTCGATGAAGTTGATGGGCGCGGAAAGCTGCTCGTAGATCGTGCCGATGAACTTCGGGAAGTAAATTCCGAAGCTCCCGTTGGAGGTCGATTGCTGCATGATCGACAGCATGATGAGCCCCGGCACGATGAAGGCGCCATAGGGCACGCCCTCCACCTCGTCGATGCGGCTGCCGATGGCCGCGCCGAACACCACGAAGTAGAGCGACGTTGAGATGACCGGAGAGATGAAGCTCTGCAGGATCGTCCTGAAGAAGCGCGTCATCTCGTAGATGTAGATCGCGCGAACTGCGTTGAGGTTCATGACGGCTCCTTCACGAGATCGACGAAGATTTCCTCGAGCGTGGACTGCCTCGTCTGCAGGTCCTTGAGCTGGATTCCGGCGGACTGGAGGTCGGAAAGCAGGCGGGTGATCCCGGTCCGCTCTTCCGTGCGGGTGTCGTAGCTGTAGATCAGTGCGGTTCCGTCCGGTGCGCGCTCGAGGTGGTCGCGCTGAAGCTCGGGCGGAATGGTGTCGATCGGCTCGTTGAGCTCGATCCGCAGTTCCTTGCGGCCGAGGCGGGACATCAGGTGCGCCTTCTCCTCGACCAGCAGGATTTCACCCTTGTTGATGACGGCGACGCGGTCGGCGATCGCCTCCGCCTCTTCGATGTAATGAGTGGTCAGGATGATCGTGACGCCCTGCTTCTTCAGCTCCGACACCACCTGCCACATGTCCTTGCGCAGTTCGACGTCGACCCCGGCGGAGGGTTCGTCGAGGAACAGGACCGTCGGCTCGTGGCTCAACGCCTTGGCGATCAGAACGCGGCGACGCATGCCGCCGGACAGTTCCTTGACCCGCGACTTGCGCTTGTCGGACAGGGACAGCTTCTCCAAAATCTCGTCGATCAGCTTCGGATCGCGCTTCAGCCCAAACAGGCCGCGCGAGTAACTGACCGTGTTGAACACTGTCTCGAACGGTTCGAGCGAGATTTCCTGCGGCACGAGACCGATCATCGACCGGGTCTGGCGAAAGTCCTTTATCACGTCGTGACCACCGACGGTGATCGTGCCGGACGTGGGGACGGCGATGCCGCAGATCGTCGAGATCAGCGTGGTCTTGCCGGCACCGTTGGGGCCGAGAAGCGCAATGATCTCGCCCTCCTCGATGTCGAGGTTCACCCCGTTCAGCGCGGTGAACCCGTTGTCGTAGCTCTTGGTCAGCGATTTGACGGACACGATCACGGACATCGGCAGCCCTCCTGTTCTGAGCGGCAGATAGGGCGTGTTCCTCTCGAAAGCCACAAGCAAGAATGCACAGGTTGGTCCGCTACCCTGCAGCTGGTGTGCATTTCATCAAGGTCTGGCGTATCTCGCGTGCTTTCCAATATGGGTATGTGCCACGGAGGGCATGCGGAGGAGCTGGCCATGACCGGGATTGATACGTCGCGCGTCGACCTCGTGATCTTCGATTGCGACGGCGTGCTGATCGACAGCGAGATCATCAGCGCCGCCGTTCTGATCGAACAGGCGGCCGCGCTCGGCATCCGGTTCGACTTCGACTACGTGCGCCGCCATTTCATCGGGCGCAGCTTCCCCACGGTGGCGAAGACGATCCGCGAGGATTACGACCGGTCCCTTCCCGCCGATTTCGAGCAACGTTACCGCGCGGCGCTGCTCGAACGGTTCGAGACGGAGCTCCACACCACCGAGGGTATCGAGGCGCTCCTGCCGCGGCTTGGCGTCATGTCCTGTGTCGCGACCAGCTCCAGCCCGCCGCGCGTGCTGCGGTCGCTGTCGATTACCGGGCTCGACCGGTTCTTCGGACAT harbors:
- a CDS encoding molybdenum cofactor biosynthesis protein MoaE, which translates into the protein MQVRVQADPFDAGAELNAFTASVDGAGAVVSFSGIVRDVSGGLAHMEIEHYPGMTERAIRDMVGDAMTRFSLVDALVIHRYGRLGPNELIMMVCTAAPHRGDAFLSAEFLMDFLKSRAPFWKKEVTADGEDWVASKSADEDALSRW
- the moaD gene encoding molybdopterin converting factor subunit 1; translated protein: MIDVLYFAWVRERIGLPKEQVETDAATVADLVAELRAREDRYDLAFSDTAALRVALDQELSEFDASLSGVREVAFFPPMTGG
- the pgsA gene encoding CDP-diacylglycerol--glycerol-3-phosphate 3-phosphatidyltransferase — encoded protein: MRWTLPNILTIGRLIAAPGIAVIFLYFNRPFADWVALILFASVALTDWIDGRLARAWGMETRFGAAMDPIADKAMVLIALLVIAGYSAMSPWIVMPATLIVFREVFVSGLREYVGGGVKLSVTVLAKWKTTVQMVSIAVLFSEGIFINHGADTAAAWVGGLGVTLLWIAAVLTLVTGYDYFRKSLPYLKEPA
- the uvrC gene encoding excinuclease ABC subunit UvrC, giving the protein MSEVSTGPKGYARIRSYLKTLDGSPGVYRMLDDQSRVLYVGKAANLKSRVSSYSRPSPQHSPRIARMISDTASMMFLTTRTETEALLLEQNLIKQLKPKFNVLLRDDKSFPNILVSKEHDFPQIKKHRGAKKEKGDYYGPFASAGSVNRTLNQLQKVFLLRNCTDSTFETRTRPCLLYQIKRCSAPCVGHISQEDYAGLVADAQRFLSGKTTAVQEQLATEMQKASEEMEFERAAALRDRIRALTHVQSSQGINPQTTTEADVIALHTEGGQACVQVFFIRSNQNWGNHDYYPRISGEEDIGEIMEAFVGQFYANREPPKLLLLSNGLENPELMAEALTEQRGAKVEISVPQRGEKSELVGSALRNARESLARKMSETATQGKLLKGLADAFELPAVPQRIEVYDNSHIMGTNAVGAMIVAGPDGFIKGQYRKFNIKGEELTPGDDFGMMKEVLTRRFKRLLKEDPDRESGMWPDLLLIDGGAGQVSAVHEIMAELGVEDVPMIGVAKGVDRDLGKEEFHRTGRTVMALRHNDPVLYFVQRMRDEAHRFAIGTHRAKRAKAVGATPLDDIAGVGASRKRALLAHFGSAKGVSRANLADLKAVDGISEGLAEKIYAHFHEGN
- a CDS encoding SDR family oxidoreductase, with the protein product MKNALVTGAGKRLGRAMAVYLADRGFDVAVHYATSADGAEETAEMIRDKGRTAVTLQADLTVEAEMQALVPSAMEALGGPITCLVNSASIFEYDTLFNGTRESWDKHMESNLRAPVVLSQAVAAHAPEPVDDDNGEPVSQALVVNMLDEKIRKLTPGHMSYTIAKFGLWCFTQTAAQAAGPKMRVNAIGPGPTLIAEMQPQEHFDKQRASAVLNRGANPSDICAALGYFLDAPAVTGQLLCVDGGQHLIWQTPDERRTAIDPAE
- a CDS encoding calcium/sodium antiporter translates to MWDWIYVGLGLVILLLAGDSLVKGAVNLALRIGIPALIVSLTIVAFGTSAPELLISVGAILDDVPGIALGNVVGSNTANILLVLGIPALLATMHTASCDSRDSYMQMIAATVLFIVLAFFGPITWWHGIILLIALAGMLTHAGVAAKKHRSASKCAAADAEEEEVEGADPNLGWPMILFYLALGLVGLPLGADLLVDGATNIALTFGVSETVIGLTLIAVGTSLPELATTVMAALRRQADVAIGNVIGSNMFNLLGIIGVASLVGPIPVEERFLTIDLWIMLGSSLLLIPFVFFKVDINRLWGVILTALYLAYIYTVVAL
- a CDS encoding S49 family peptidase — translated: MSRRIPFLPDIPRVSVVRLHGTIGMGNRSLNDAGIAPAIEKAFRAKPKAVALSISSPGGSPVQSSLIGARIRRLSEDKGIPVYAFVEDVAASGGYWLAAAADEIFVDRSSMVGSIGVIAATFGVQDFIARHGIERRVHTAGKSKSFLDPFRPEKEEDVARLNRMLDEIHVNFIDHVKERRGARLVESDELFTGEVWIGDNAVKQGLADGVGHLVPEMKSRFGDKTKFKVFGTKKTLFQRFGSRILGDAMAELDERAAYARFGL
- a CDS encoding ABC transporter permease, whose amino-acid sequence is MNLNAVRAIYIYEMTRFFRTILQSFISPVISTSLYFVVFGAAIGSRIDEVEGVPYGAFIVPGLIMLSIMQQSTSNGSFGIYFPKFIGTIYEQLSAPINFIEITIGYVGAAATKALFIGIVILATASLFVDLTIQNWPAMIAFMFLTCISFALLGFIIGIWAENFEQLQLIPLLVITPLVFLGGSFYSIDMLPEGWQTIALFNPVVYLVSGFRWSFFGMSDVPVGVSLLAIALFTAICLFIIWRIFKTGWRLRQ
- a CDS encoding ABC transporter ATP-binding protein is translated as MSVIVSVKSLTKSYDNGFTALNGVNLDIEEGEIIALLGPNGAGKTTLISTICGIAVPTSGTITVGGHDVIKDFRQTRSMIGLVPQEISLEPFETVFNTVSYSRGLFGLKRDPKLIDEILEKLSLSDKRKSRVKELSGGMRRRVLIAKALSHEPTVLFLDEPSAGVDVELRKDMWQVVSELKKQGVTIILTTHYIEEAEAIADRVAVINKGEILLVEEKAHLMSRLGRKELRIELNEPIDTIPPELQRDHLERAPDGTALIYSYDTRTEERTGITRLLSDLQSAGIQLKDLQTRQSTLEEIFVDLVKEPS
- a CDS encoding HAD family hydrolase, which codes for MTGIDTSRVDLVIFDCDGVLIDSEIISAAVLIEQAAALGIRFDFDYVRRHFIGRSFPTVAKTIREDYDRSLPADFEQRYRAALLERFETELHTTEGIEALLPRLGVMSCVATSSSPPRVLRSLSITGLDRFFGHRVYTASQVERGKPAPDLFLFAAQSMGVAPERALVIEDSFPGIDAAQAAGMQLLLYTGGGHFSGSRLDLPPGVLSFDHWRDFPVHLLRPEQEEFSQ